A region of Thioalbus denitrificans DNA encodes the following proteins:
- the htpX gene encoding protease HtpX — MFTRIALFLGTNIAVLFVLNITMRLLGIESILDEQGVGLDLNALLIFAGVIGFSGSLISLAISKWTAKRMTGAKVIERPRNEAEAWLLDTVAGQARRAGIGMPEVAIYDAPDVNAFATGMNRNNALVAVSTGLLGSMTRDEAEAVLAHEVSHVANGDMVTMALIQGVVNTFVIFLSRVIGHVVDRVVFKTERGHGPAFWITSIIAELVLAVLASIIVMWFSRRREFRADAGGARLAGREKMIAALERLQANVRQPHLPDQMAAFGISGGIGTGLKRLFMTHPPLEERIAALKARSS; from the coding sequence ATGTTCACCCGCATTGCCCTGTTCCTGGGCACCAACATCGCAGTCCTGTTCGTGCTCAACATCACCATGCGCCTGCTCGGCATCGAAAGCATTCTCGACGAGCAGGGCGTGGGGCTCGATCTGAACGCACTGCTGATCTTCGCGGGCGTGATCGGGTTCTCCGGGTCGCTCATCTCCCTGGCGATCTCCAAGTGGACCGCCAAGCGCATGACCGGCGCCAAAGTGATCGAGCGGCCCCGCAACGAGGCGGAAGCCTGGCTGCTGGACACCGTCGCCGGCCAGGCCCGCCGGGCCGGCATCGGGATGCCCGAGGTGGCCATCTACGATGCCCCCGACGTGAATGCCTTCGCCACCGGCATGAACCGCAACAACGCCCTGGTGGCCGTCAGCACCGGCCTGCTCGGGAGCATGACCCGCGACGAGGCCGAGGCGGTGCTGGCCCACGAGGTGAGCCACGTGGCCAACGGCGACATGGTCACCATGGCCCTGATCCAGGGCGTGGTGAACACCTTCGTCATCTTCCTCTCCCGGGTCATCGGTCACGTGGTGGACCGGGTGGTGTTCAAGACCGAGCGGGGACACGGCCCGGCATTCTGGATCACCTCCATCATCGCGGAGCTGGTGCTTGCGGTGCTGGCCAGCATCATCGTCATGTGGTTCAGCCGGCGGCGCGAGTTCCGCGCCGATGCCGGCGGCGCCCGACTGGCCGGACGGGAGAAGATGATCGCGGCCCTCGAGCGGCTGCAGGCGAACGTGCGGCAGCCCCACCTGCCCGACCAGATGGCCGCCTTCGGCATCTCCGGCGGCATCGGCACCGGCCTCAAGCGGCTGTTCATGACCCACCCGCCCCTGGAGGAGCGCATCGCCGCCCTCAAGGCCCGCTCCTCCTGA
- a CDS encoding YfgM family protein translates to MDVYDSEQEQIEAIKKWWKENGVAILLGLVLGLGGVFGWRWWVGYQDQRAVDASGLYESALAALAKGGAEQTRELADRLAADYADTPYAVLAAFAAAKVAVDGGDLGAAEARLRWALDHAGSESYRHMARLRLARVLVSADRAEAALTLLQGVEAGSFAPRYDELRGDALARLGRRDEARAAYAAALAALPAPAENRDLLQMKLNDLATPVTGKEGQ, encoded by the coding sequence GTGGATGTCTATGATTCCGAGCAGGAACAGATAGAAGCCATCAAGAAATGGTGGAAGGAGAACGGCGTGGCCATTCTCCTCGGCCTGGTGCTGGGCCTGGGTGGCGTGTTCGGGTGGCGCTGGTGGGTCGGCTACCAGGACCAGCGTGCCGTGGACGCCTCCGGCCTCTACGAGTCGGCCCTGGCGGCACTCGCCAAGGGTGGCGCGGAGCAGACCCGCGAGCTCGCGGATCGGCTCGCCGCCGATTACGCCGACACACCCTATGCGGTCCTGGCGGCCTTCGCGGCGGCCAAGGTCGCTGTGGACGGCGGTGACCTGGGTGCCGCCGAAGCGCGGCTGCGCTGGGCGCTGGACCATGCCGGGAGCGAATCCTACCGGCACATGGCGCGTCTGCGCCTGGCGCGGGTGCTGGTCAGCGCCGATCGCGCCGAAGCTGCCCTGACACTGCTGCAGGGGGTCGAGGCCGGCAGCTTCGCGCCCCGCTACGACGAGCTGCGCGGCGATGCGCTGGCGCGCCTGGGACGCCGGGACGAAGCCCGCGCGGCCTACGCCGCGGCTCTCGCCGCATTGCCCGCACCGGCGGAGAATCGCGATCTGCTGCAAATGAAACTGAATGACCTGGCAACCCCCGTGACGGGCAAGGAGGGCCAATGA
- the der gene encoding ribosome biogenesis GTPase Der, whose amino-acid sequence MKPVIAIVGRPNVGKSTLFNQITRSRDALVADMPGVTRDRLYGEGRIGLRSYIVIDTGGLSGEAEQLDGLMARQVEQAVQEADAVLFMVDARSGLIPGDQRICDWLRRLGKPVRLVVNKVDGIDPAAALAEFHGLGLGEPYPVAAAHGRGVAGLVGEVLAGFPESAEEGMPTEDEGGIRIAIAGRPNVGKSTLVNRMLGEERVVVCDLPGTTRDSIFIPLERRGRRYTLIDTAGVRRRGRVHEVVEKFSVVKTLQAIEAAHVVIHVVDAREGVSDQDLRLLGFVIETGKALVIAVNKWDGMDRDERERVRNELKRRLAFADFARIHFISALHGTGVGDLYASVEAAYEAATQALSTTRLTQVLTDAVADHAPPLVHGRRIKLRYAHLGGRNPPLVIIHGNQTEHVPDSYRRYLVNTFRKVFKLEGTPVRIEFKTGENPFAGRKNPLTPRQQEKRKRLMRHTKKKGR is encoded by the coding sequence TTGAAACCGGTCATCGCGATTGTCGGGCGCCCCAACGTGGGCAAATCGACGCTGTTCAACCAGATTACCCGCAGTCGCGACGCCCTGGTGGCCGACATGCCCGGCGTGACCCGGGATCGCCTCTATGGCGAGGGCCGCATCGGCCTGCGCTCCTATATAGTCATCGACACCGGCGGGCTGAGCGGCGAGGCCGAGCAGCTGGACGGCCTCATGGCCCGCCAGGTGGAGCAGGCGGTGCAGGAGGCCGACGCGGTCCTGTTCATGGTGGATGCGCGCTCGGGCCTGATCCCGGGCGACCAGCGCATCTGCGACTGGCTGCGGCGGCTGGGCAAGCCGGTCAGGCTGGTGGTGAACAAGGTGGACGGCATCGACCCGGCCGCCGCGCTGGCGGAGTTCCACGGACTGGGGCTGGGTGAACCCTACCCGGTCGCCGCCGCACACGGCCGGGGCGTGGCCGGCCTGGTCGGCGAAGTCCTGGCCGGTTTCCCCGAATCCGCGGAGGAGGGCATGCCGACCGAGGACGAGGGCGGCATCCGGATCGCCATCGCCGGACGCCCCAACGTGGGCAAGTCCACCCTGGTCAACCGCATGCTCGGCGAGGAGCGGGTGGTGGTCTGCGACCTGCCGGGCACCACCCGGGACAGCATCTTCATCCCCCTGGAGCGGCGCGGGCGCCGCTACACCCTCATCGACACGGCCGGCGTACGCCGCCGGGGCCGCGTGCACGAGGTGGTGGAGAAGTTCAGCGTGGTGAAGACGCTGCAGGCCATCGAGGCGGCCCACGTGGTCATCCACGTGGTGGACGCCCGCGAGGGGGTGTCCGACCAGGATCTGCGGCTGCTCGGCTTCGTCATCGAAACCGGCAAGGCGCTGGTCATCGCGGTGAACAAGTGGGACGGCATGGATCGCGACGAGCGCGAGCGGGTCCGCAACGAGCTCAAGCGCCGCCTCGCCTTCGCGGATTTCGCCCGCATCCACTTCATCTCCGCCCTCCATGGCACCGGGGTGGGTGATCTCTACGCCTCGGTGGAGGCGGCCTACGAGGCGGCGACCCAGGCCCTGTCCACCACCCGCCTGACCCAGGTGCTTACCGACGCGGTGGCCGATCACGCCCCGCCGCTGGTCCACGGGCGGCGCATCAAGCTGCGCTATGCCCACCTGGGCGGGCGCAACCCGCCGCTGGTCATCATCCACGGCAACCAGACCGAGCATGTCCCCGACTCCTACCGGCGCTACCTCGTTAACACCTTCCGCAAGGTGTTCAAGCTGGAGGGGACCCCCGTGCGCATCGAGTTCAAGACCGGCGAGAACCCCTTCGCCGGCCGCAAGAACCCCCTGACTCCACGCCAGCAGGAGAAGCGCAAGCGGCTCATGCGCCACACCAAGAAGAAGGGGCGCTGA
- a CDS encoding TRAP transporter large permease, protein MTTAMLFLLLFGCMFLGMPIAIALGLSSIATILMFSHDSLASIALKLFEALSGHYTLLAIPFFILSSAFLSTGGVAQRLIRFAIDSVGHIRGGLAMASVMACMLFAAVSGSSPATVAAIGSIVIAGMVKAGYPERFAAGVIANAGTLGILIPPSIVMLVYSAATEVSAARMFMAGFIPGLMMGLILMVAIYIVARIKKLPSQERTPLRQILKSGFIASGGILLIVIVLGSIYLGVASPTEAAAVSAVYAFLVAVVGYRDIGPMKDIPWRREGESVSRLLLRNGLQMLWALPRSVTDPEVRKVVLDAAKVSIMLLFIIANAMLFAHVLTTERIPHGIAETIVGWGLPAWGFLIVVNILLLMAGNFMEPSAILLIMAPILFPIAMQLGIDPVHLGIIMVVNMEIGMLTPPVGLNLFVTAGITGHSIGWVIRAALPWLMLLLLFLILITYIPQISLFLPEYIDSLRGYR, encoded by the coding sequence ATGACCACCGCCATGCTGTTCCTGCTGCTGTTCGGCTGCATGTTCCTGGGCATGCCCATCGCCATCGCGCTCGGGCTGTCCAGCATCGCCACCATCCTGATGTTCTCCCACGACTCGCTGGCCTCCATCGCCCTGAAGCTGTTCGAGGCGCTGTCGGGACACTACACCCTGCTGGCGATTCCCTTTTTCATCCTCTCCTCGGCCTTCCTCTCCACCGGCGGCGTGGCGCAGCGGCTCATCCGCTTCGCCATCGACAGCGTGGGGCACATCCGCGGCGGACTGGCCATGGCCTCGGTGATGGCCTGCATGCTGTTCGCCGCGGTGTCCGGCTCCTCGCCGGCGACGGTGGCCGCCATCGGCTCCATCGTCATCGCCGGCATGGTGAAGGCCGGCTACCCGGAGCGCTTCGCGGCGGGCGTCATCGCCAACGCCGGAACCCTGGGCATCCTCATCCCGCCGTCCATCGTCATGCTGGTCTACTCGGCGGCCACCGAGGTCTCCGCCGCGCGCATGTTCATGGCCGGATTCATCCCGGGGCTGATGATGGGCCTGATCCTGATGGTGGCCATCTACATCGTGGCGCGCATCAAGAAACTGCCCTCCCAGGAGCGCACGCCGCTGCGGCAGATCCTCAAGTCCGGCTTCATCGCCTCGGGCGGCATCCTGCTCATCGTCATCGTCCTCGGCTCCATCTACCTGGGTGTGGCCAGCCCCACCGAGGCCGCGGCGGTGTCGGCCGTCTACGCCTTCCTGGTGGCGGTGGTGGGCTATCGCGACATCGGCCCGATGAAGGACATCCCCTGGCGCCGGGAGGGGGAATCCGTTTCGCGCCTGCTGCTGCGCAACGGCCTGCAGATGCTCTGGGCCCTGCCGCGCTCGGTCACCGATCCGGAAGTGCGCAAGGTGGTGCTCGACGCCGCCAAGGTCAGCATCATGCTGCTGTTCATCATCGCCAACGCCATGCTGTTCGCCCACGTGCTGACCACCGAGCGCATCCCCCACGGCATCGCCGAGACCATCGTCGGCTGGGGCCTGCCCGCCTGGGGCTTCCTGATCGTGGTGAACATCCTGCTGCTGATGGCGGGCAACTTCATGGAGCCCTCGGCCATCCTGCTGATCATGGCCCCCATCCTGTTCCCCATCGCCATGCAGCTGGGCATCGATCCGGTGCATCTGGGCATCATCATGGTGGTGAACATGGAGATCGGCATGCTCACGCCGCCGGTGGGACTGAACCTGTTCGTCACCGCGGGCATCACCGGCCACAGCATCGGCTGGGTCATCCGTGCCGCCCTGCCCTGGCTGATGCTGCTGCTGCTGTTCCTGATTCTCATCACCTACATCCCCCAGATTTCCCTGTTCCTGCCCGAGTACATCGACTCGCTGCGGGGATACAGGTAA
- a CDS encoding YgfZ/GcvT domain-containing protein, with the protein MKERWKKFLLDAGAEMDNGRVLHFGNPERELRVATTGNVLSDLNHLGLISAHGADAATFLQGQLTCDIRDVTDDSSLLGASCSHKGRVLTLFRLFRRGDGYYLQCAAELVEETLKRLRKYVLMSKVTLEDAGSAMVRFGYLGPEADRHLSELLGKVPEEVGSVIQTPDLLVVRLPGTQPRFEIAGSLEPACKLWESLNAWAAPVGAEAWRLQSILAGVPEVYAATSELFVPQMLNLQVLQGISFIKGCYTGQEVVARSEYLGKQKRRMFRAFAPAADRPDPGTDLYAPGSQSGQGPGKVVDAALAQGGGYEMLVVAELAAVEAGGMRLGDAEGPELEFRELPYALPEKA; encoded by the coding sequence ATGAAAGAACGCTGGAAAAAGTTTCTTCTCGACGCGGGCGCTGAAATGGACAACGGCCGCGTGCTGCATTTCGGCAATCCCGAACGCGAACTGCGGGTGGCAACCACCGGCAACGTCCTGAGCGATCTCAATCACCTGGGGCTCATCTCCGCCCATGGCGCCGATGCCGCCACCTTCCTCCAGGGCCAGCTGACCTGTGACATCCGCGATGTCACGGACGACAGCAGCCTCCTCGGCGCCAGCTGCAGCCACAAGGGCCGCGTCCTGACCCTGTTCCGGCTGTTCCGCCGCGGCGACGGCTACTACCTGCAGTGCGCGGCCGAGCTCGTCGAGGAGACGCTCAAGCGCCTGCGCAAGTACGTGCTCATGTCCAAGGTCACCCTCGAGGACGCCGGCAGCGCCATGGTCCGGTTCGGCTACCTCGGTCCCGAGGCGGACCGCCACCTGTCCGAACTCCTGGGCAAGGTGCCGGAAGAGGTGGGTTCCGTGATCCAGACCCCCGATCTCCTGGTGGTCCGGCTGCCGGGCACCCAGCCGCGGTTCGAGATCGCCGGCAGCCTGGAGCCCGCCTGCAAGCTGTGGGAGTCGCTCAACGCCTGGGCCGCGCCGGTGGGGGCCGAAGCCTGGCGCCTGCAGTCGATCCTGGCCGGAGTGCCCGAGGTCTATGCCGCCACCAGCGAGCTGTTCGTGCCGCAGATGCTCAACCTCCAGGTCCTGCAGGGGATCAGCTTCATCAAGGGCTGCTACACCGGCCAGGAGGTGGTTGCCCGCTCCGAGTACCTCGGCAAGCAGAAGCGGCGCATGTTCCGGGCCTTCGCCCCCGCCGCGGATCGGCCCGATCCGGGCACCGACCTCTACGCGCCGGGCAGCCAGAGCGGACAGGGTCCCGGCAAGGTGGTCGACGCCGCCCTGGCCCAGGGCGGCGGCTACGAGATGCTGGTGGTGGCCGAGCTGGCGGCGGTGGAAGCCGGCGGCATGCGGCTGGGGGATGCCGAGGGGCCGGAGCTGGAGTTCCGCGAACTGCCCTATGCGCTGCCGGAGAAGGCCTAG
- the bamB gene encoding outer membrane protein assembly factor BamB, with translation MKRLLTLFPLFLLLGLGGCSTVSGWMIGEDNAEPPTPLEEFPPERSVATLWSANVGDGIDGQAIRLLPAVGGGRVYMADANGLVVALNAENGREVWRRDLDTSISGGVGLGEGLVLVGTSDAEVIALDADNGNERWRARVSSEVLAAPQAGEGRVVVQTIDGKLWGLGAADGARTWIYDRGIPVLTLRGTSSPVLARGAAIAGFATGRLVAVLLEKGDVAWERSIAIPRGRSEIERMVDIDAEPVVVGNTVYVVTYQGRVAALNLFSGEALWEREMSSYSGLGANERMVYVTDENDLVWGLEDRRGSALWRQDKLRARRLTAPVVVDGAVVVGDFEGYLHWMSSGDGHFLARNRLDDRKVSALVAVGNTLYAAGADGELAAFRLQ, from the coding sequence ATGAAACGCCTGCTGACGCTGTTCCCGCTGTTCCTGCTCCTGGGGCTGGGGGGCTGTTCCACGGTAAGCGGCTGGATGATCGGCGAGGACAACGCCGAGCCTCCCACCCCGCTGGAAGAGTTTCCGCCCGAGCGTTCCGTCGCCACCCTGTGGTCCGCCAACGTGGGCGACGGCATCGACGGTCAGGCGATCCGGCTGCTGCCCGCCGTGGGGGGCGGTCGCGTCTACATGGCCGACGCCAACGGCCTGGTCGTGGCCCTGAATGCCGAGAACGGCCGCGAAGTCTGGCGCCGGGACCTGGACACCAGCATCAGCGGCGGGGTCGGGCTGGGCGAGGGCCTGGTCCTGGTGGGCACCAGCGATGCCGAGGTGATTGCGCTGGATGCCGACAACGGCAACGAACGCTGGCGCGCGCGGGTTTCCAGCGAGGTGCTGGCCGCGCCCCAGGCCGGCGAGGGCCGGGTGGTGGTGCAGACCATCGACGGCAAGCTCTGGGGGCTCGGCGCAGCCGACGGGGCGCGGACCTGGATCTACGACCGCGGCATCCCGGTGCTGACCCTGCGGGGCACCAGCTCCCCGGTCCTGGCGCGGGGCGCGGCCATCGCCGGCTTCGCCACCGGACGCCTGGTGGCGGTCCTGCTGGAGAAGGGCGACGTGGCCTGGGAGCGCTCCATCGCCATCCCCCGCGGCCGCAGCGAGATCGAACGCATGGTGGATATCGACGCCGAGCCGGTGGTGGTCGGGAACACGGTCTACGTGGTGACCTACCAGGGCCGGGTGGCCGCGCTGAACCTGTTCAGCGGCGAGGCCCTGTGGGAGCGGGAGATGTCCTCCTACAGCGGCCTGGGCGCCAACGAGCGCATGGTCTATGTCACCGACGAGAACGACCTGGTCTGGGGGCTGGAGGATCGGCGCGGCAGCGCGCTGTGGCGCCAGGACAAGCTGCGGGCCCGCCGCCTCACCGCGCCGGTGGTGGTGGATGGTGCGGTGGTGGTGGGTGACTTCGAGGGCTACCTGCACTGGATGTCCTCGGGCGATGGCCACTTCCTGGCCCGCAACCGCCTCGACGATCGCAAGGTTTCGGCGCTGGTGGCCGTTGGAAACACGCTCTATGCCGCGGGTGCCGACGGCGAACTGGCCGCGTTCCGGCTGCAGTAA
- a CDS encoding HIT domain-containing protein yields MAALHERLAADCIELGRFALCRLLLMNDANYPWFILVPDREGVEEIWQLDESDRLQLLQESCFLGERLAECFCADKMNVAALGNVVPQLHVHHVVRHRDDPAWPAPVWGRVPARPYSEAGLRHLRQKLRGCLGERVTWEPEPAAPV; encoded by the coding sequence ATGGCGGCACTGCACGAACGGCTGGCGGCGGACTGCATCGAGCTGGGACGGTTTGCCCTGTGCCGGCTGCTGCTGATGAACGACGCCAACTACCCCTGGTTCATCCTGGTGCCGGATCGGGAGGGGGTGGAGGAGATCTGGCAGCTGGACGAGTCGGATCGGCTGCAGCTGCTGCAGGAATCCTGCTTCCTCGGCGAGCGGCTGGCGGAGTGCTTCTGCGCCGACAAGATGAACGTGGCGGCCCTGGGCAACGTGGTGCCCCAGCTCCATGTCCACCACGTGGTGCGACACCGTGACGATCCGGCCTGGCCGGCGCCGGTGTGGGGTCGGGTCCCGGCCCGGCCCTACAGCGAGGCGGGGCTGCGCCACCTGCGGCAGAAACTCAGGGGCTGCCTCGGCGAACGGGTCACCTGGGAACCGGAGCCGGCGGCGCCGGTCTGA
- the lysS gene encoding lysine--tRNA ligase, with protein MTEPTEQEQIAQRRAKLAELRENGIAFPNDFRRNVVAGELHAEYGGKENEALEADPRRVAVAGRIMSRRIMGKAAFMHIQDMSGRIQVHLRRDELPEGVYQQFKRWDLGDIVGVEGTLFKTRTGELTVKAEQVRLLTKSLRPLPEKFHGLTDQETRYRQRYLDLIMNEVSRQTFLVRSRTIDAIRRFLTDQYFLEVETPMMQAIPGGAAARPFATFHNALDMQLFLRIAPELYLKRLVVGGFERVFEINRNFRNEGLSPRHNPEFTMLEFYQAYADYRDLMDLTETMLRQVAREVLGTTTVTYQGETYDFGQPFARMTLKESILHFNPQLTAADLDDEARARTIAGELEIPLEAGWGLGKVQTEIFEKTVEHRLMQPTFITAYPTEVSPLARRSDADPFVTDRFEFFVGGREIANGFSELNDAEDQAERFRRQVEAKEAGDAEAMHFDEDYITALEHGMPPTAGEGIGIDRLVMLFTDAPSIRDVLLFPHMRPRAGRKESGDGGEQEPGVPDEDQIV; from the coding sequence ATGACTGAACCGACCGAGCAGGAACAGATTGCCCAGCGCCGCGCCAAGCTGGCGGAGTTGCGCGAGAACGGCATCGCCTTCCCCAACGACTTCCGCCGCAACGTGGTGGCGGGCGAGCTCCACGCGGAGTATGGCGGGAAGGAGAACGAGGCGCTGGAGGCCGACCCGCGGCGCGTGGCGGTGGCCGGGCGCATCATGAGCCGGCGCATCATGGGCAAGGCTGCCTTCATGCACATCCAGGACATGTCCGGGCGCATCCAGGTCCACCTGCGCCGCGACGAGCTGCCCGAGGGGGTCTACCAGCAGTTCAAGCGCTGGGATCTGGGCGACATCGTCGGCGTGGAGGGGACGCTGTTCAAGACCAGGACCGGCGAGCTCACCGTGAAGGCGGAGCAGGTGCGCCTGCTCACCAAGTCGCTGCGGCCGCTGCCGGAGAAGTTCCACGGCCTCACCGACCAGGAGACGCGCTACCGCCAGCGCTACCTCGACCTCATCATGAACGAGGTGAGCCGCCAGACCTTCCTGGTGCGCTCGCGCACCATCGACGCCATCCGCCGCTTCCTCACCGACCAGTACTTCCTGGAGGTGGAGACGCCCATGATGCAGGCCATCCCGGGCGGCGCCGCGGCGCGCCCCTTCGCCACCTTCCACAACGCGCTGGACATGCAGCTCTTCCTGCGCATCGCGCCGGAGCTCTACCTCAAGCGCCTGGTGGTGGGCGGCTTCGAGCGGGTCTTCGAGATCAACCGCAACTTCCGCAACGAGGGGCTCTCGCCGCGCCACAACCCCGAGTTCACCATGCTGGAGTTCTACCAGGCCTACGCCGACTACCGCGACCTGATGGACCTCACCGAGACCATGCTGCGGCAGGTGGCCCGGGAGGTGCTCGGCACCACCACGGTGACCTACCAGGGCGAGACCTACGACTTCGGCCAGCCCTTCGCCCGGATGACCCTGAAGGAGTCCATCCTCCACTTCAATCCGCAGCTCACCGCCGCCGATCTGGATGACGAGGCCCGGGCGCGCACCATCGCCGGCGAGCTGGAGATTCCCCTGGAGGCGGGTTGGGGGCTCGGCAAGGTGCAGACGGAGATCTTCGAGAAGACCGTCGAGCACCGGCTGATGCAGCCCACCTTCATCACCGCCTACCCCACCGAGGTCTCGCCGCTCGCGCGCCGCAGCGACGCGGATCCCTTCGTCACCGACCGGTTCGAGTTCTTCGTGGGCGGGCGCGAGATCGCCAACGGCTTCTCCGAGCTCAACGACGCCGAGGACCAGGCCGAGCGCTTCCGCCGCCAGGTGGAGGCCAAGGAGGCGGGCGACGCCGAGGCGATGCATTTCGACGAGGACTACATCACCGCGCTCGAGCACGGCATGCCGCCCACCGCGGGCGAAGGCATCGGCATCGACCGCCTGGTGATGCTGTTCACCGACGCCCCCTCCATCCGCGACGTACTGCTGTTCCCCCACATGCGCCCGCGCGCCGGCCGCAAGGAGTCAGGGGATGGTGGAGAGCAGGAGCCCGGCGTACCTGACGAAGATCAGATAGTCTGA
- a CDS encoding TRAP transporter small permease, with amino-acid sequence MRTLAKRILNSAEEGVISLLLVSMTLLVFLEVVLRFGFGTTFIWAQELTLHLSAWFVLFGVSYGLKVGAHIGVDAVVRLLPPLGRRVVSGIAVVLSLIYCGLFIYGSWIYLYKMKRIGIGLEDLPIPTWVAHSILIIGFVLLSLRLLQLLWAIAMGRAEGFQLADEARESMHLAADANRDGGEGRS; translated from the coding sequence ATGCGAACGCTCGCCAAGCGCATCCTCAACAGCGCGGAGGAGGGAGTCATCTCCCTCCTCCTCGTGTCCATGACCCTGCTGGTGTTCCTTGAGGTGGTGCTGCGCTTCGGCTTCGGCACCACCTTCATCTGGGCCCAGGAGCTGACGCTGCACCTCTCCGCCTGGTTCGTCCTGTTCGGGGTCTCCTACGGCCTCAAGGTGGGAGCCCACATCGGCGTGGACGCGGTGGTGAGACTGCTGCCGCCGCTGGGACGGCGGGTCGTGAGCGGCATCGCGGTGGTCCTGTCCCTGATCTACTGCGGACTGTTCATCTACGGTTCCTGGATTTATCTCTACAAGATGAAGCGCATCGGCATCGGGCTGGAGGACCTGCCCATCCCCACCTGGGTGGCCCACAGCATCCTGATCATCGGCTTCGTGCTCCTCTCGCTGCGCCTGCTGCAGCTGCTGTGGGCCATCGCCATGGGTCGTGCCGAGGGCTTCCAGCTGGCGGACGAGGCCCGCGAGAGCATGCACCTGGCCGCCGATGCCAACCGGGATGGCGGGGAGGGCCGGTCATGA
- the prfB gene encoding peptide chain release factor 2 (programmed frameshift): MLEINPILQQIDDLQGRYEALRGYLDYDGKRERLEEVVGELEDPEVWNKPDRAQELGRERARLEDEVKALEALDRGLGDARELLDLAREENDAGTVEEVAADVERLESQVAGLEFRRMFSGEMDGSNAYVDIQAGSGGTEAQDWANMLLRMYLRWGERHDFRTELMEVSEGEVAGIKSATILFEGPYAYGWLRTETGVHRLVRKSPFDSGNRRHTSFASVFVAPEVDEDFDIEIDPSDLRIDVYRASGAGGQHVNRTESAVRITHNPTGIVVQCQNDRSQHKNKAQAMKQLKAKLYELELQKRNSEKQALEDTKSDIGWGSQIRSYVLDQSRIKDLRTNVEVGNTQAVLDGDLDGFIEASLKQGL, encoded by the exons ATGCTCGAGATCAACCCCATCCTGCAGCAGATCGACGACCTCCAGGGGCGCTATGAAGCCCTTAGGGGGTATCTT GACTACGACGGCAAGCGTGAACGGCTGGAAGAGGTCGTAGGCGAGCTCGAGGATCCGGAGGTCTGGAACAAGCCCGATCGGGCCCAGGAGCTCGGGCGCGAGCGGGCCCGGCTGGAGGATGAGGTGAAGGCCCTGGAGGCCCTCGACCGGGGGCTCGGGGATGCCCGCGAGCTGCTGGACCTGGCCCGCGAGGAGAACGACGCCGGCACCGTCGAAGAGGTGGCCGCCGATGTGGAGCGCCTGGAGAGCCAGGTGGCGGGCCTCGAGTTCCGGCGCATGTTCTCCGGCGAGATGGACGGCAGCAACGCCTACGTGGATATCCAGGCCGGCTCGGGCGGCACCGAGGCCCAGGACTGGGCCAACATGCTGCTGCGCATGTACCTGCGCTGGGGTGAGCGGCACGACTTCAGAACCGAGCTGATGGAGGTCTCCGAGGGCGAGGTGGCCGGCATCAAGAGCGCCACCATCCTCTTCGAGGGCCCCTACGCCTACGGCTGGCTGCGTACCGAAACCGGCGTCCACCGCCTGGTGCGCAAGTCGCCCTTCGACTCGGGCAACCGCCGTCACACCTCCTTCGCCTCGGTGTTTGTCGCACCCGAGGTGGACGAGGATTTCGACATCGAGATCGACCCGTCGGACCTGCGCATCGACGTCTACCGCGCCAGCGGCGCCGGCGGGCAGCACGTTAACCGGACCGAGTCGGCCGTGCGCATCACCCACAATCCCACCGGCATCGTGGTGCAGTGCCAGAACGACCGTTCGCAGCACAAGAACAAGGCCCAGGCCATGAAGCAGCTGAAGGCCAAGCTCTACGAGCTGGAGCTGCAGAAGCGCAACAGCGAGAAGCAGGCCCTGGAGGACACCAAGTCGGACATCGGCTGGGGCAGCCAGATCCGCTCCTACGTGCTGGACCAGTCCCGCATCAAGGACCTGCGCACCAACGTGGAAGTGGGCAACACCCAGGCCGTGCTCGACGGCGACCTCGACGGCTTCATCGAGGCCAGCCTCAAGCAGGGACTCTGA